A part of Gemmatimonas groenlandica genomic DNA contains:
- the cdaA gene encoding diadenylate cyclase CdaA encodes MQLTQFTMQFTWRDGLEIGVVALVFYRILLLIHGTRALQILGGVAVLVAAYAIASLLQLTMITYLLGLVFTYGVFALLIIFQPELRAALAHIGQTPVTRLFRRVEQGPVEDEIADAVERLSRSGVGAIIAIERDVPLSDFIDSGSSLQAKVSADLLTTIFTPYSPLHDGAVIIRGDTIVGAGCILPLSQGAVAHRSLGTRHRAALGLAEETDAIVIVVSEETAVVSVARNGALQVRLTPVQVRDLLAGRAVKTNG; translated from the coding sequence GTGCAGCTCACGCAGTTCACGATGCAGTTCACATGGCGCGACGGCCTCGAAATCGGGGTCGTCGCGCTGGTGTTCTACCGCATCCTGTTGCTCATTCACGGCACGCGGGCCCTCCAGATTCTGGGTGGTGTCGCCGTGCTGGTGGCAGCGTACGCCATCGCGTCGCTCCTGCAACTCACCATGATCACCTACCTCTTGGGGTTGGTATTCACCTACGGTGTGTTCGCGTTGCTGATCATCTTTCAGCCTGAACTGCGCGCGGCGCTGGCGCACATCGGCCAGACACCGGTCACCCGTTTGTTCAGGCGCGTGGAACAGGGGCCGGTGGAAGACGAAATCGCCGATGCCGTCGAACGGCTCTCGCGCTCCGGCGTGGGCGCGATCATCGCCATCGAACGTGATGTCCCGCTCTCGGATTTCATTGACAGTGGGTCGTCGCTGCAGGCGAAAGTGTCGGCCGATCTGCTCACCACGATTTTCACGCCCTATTCGCCGCTGCATGACGGGGCCGTGATCATTCGCGGCGACACGATCGTCGGCGCCGGCTGCATCCTGCCGCTCTCGCAGGGTGCCGTCGCGCATCGCTCGCTCGGCACGCGACATCGCGCGGCGCTGGGACTCGCCGAGGAGACCGATGCCATCGTGATCGTGGTGTCGGAGGAAACCGCCGTCGTGTCGGTGGCGCGGAACGGCGCCCTGCAGGTGCGCCTGACGCCCGTACAGGTGCGTGATCTGCTCGCTGGTCGCGCCGTGAAGACGAACGGATGA
- the hpt gene encoding hypoxanthine phosphoribosyltransferase → MTEQSQPSAEDPRLDGRAVRRLVYDADTIEARVQELGADITAAYPDGDLLVLGLLKGSFIFLSDLVRHIARPLQVDFLVASSYGDAMESSGVVRLLYDPETELEGKHILLVEDIVDSGRTLNRLIELLGDRKPRSLEICALLHKHIATELHHPTRFIGFDAPHEFLVGYGLDHAENFRHLPYVASLQ, encoded by the coding sequence TTGACTGAGCAGAGCCAACCCAGCGCGGAAGACCCCCGTCTCGACGGCCGTGCCGTCCGGCGCCTTGTGTACGACGCCGACACCATCGAAGCGCGCGTGCAGGAGTTGGGCGCGGACATCACGGCGGCGTATCCCGACGGCGATTTGCTCGTGCTCGGCCTGCTCAAAGGCAGCTTTATCTTCCTCAGCGACCTCGTGCGGCACATTGCCCGACCGCTACAGGTCGATTTCCTCGTGGCGTCGTCCTACGGCGATGCGATGGAATCGAGCGGAGTCGTGCGTCTTCTCTACGATCCGGAAACGGAACTGGAGGGGAAACACATTCTGTTAGTTGAAGACATCGTGGATTCTGGTCGAACGCTCAACCGGCTCATCGAGCTGTTGGGCGACCGGAAGCCGCGTTCGCTGGAAATCTGCGCGCTGTTGCACAAGCACATCGCGACGGAGCTTCATCATCCCACGCGGTTCATCGGGTTCGATGCGCCGCACGAATTTCTGGTTGGCTACGGGCTAGACCATGCCGAGAATTTTCGGCACCTCCCGTATGTCGCCAGCCTGCAGTAA
- a CDS encoding ammonium transporter, producing the protein MQAPTISSGDTAWVLISTALVLFMVPGLAFFYGGLVRSKSALNTMLMSLGALAVVTVQWVLFGYSLAFGPGSNWIGGLSFLGFQGVTATPNPTYAAALPHLLFAAFQAMFAGITVALFSGAIIDRMRFVAYLTFGLIWTTLVYDPLAHWVWGDGGWLRTLGALDFAGGTVVHISAGITALVLAKVLGPRRDFKRVPTVPHNVPFALLGAGMLWFGWFGFNAGSALAADGIAANALVTTHAAAAASLLTWSLLELFKSGRATAVGVATGAVVGLVAITPAAGFVTPMSALAIGFLAAPVSFFVLHYRSKTALDDTLDVFACHGVAGIMGAVLTGVFASKDVNPIGADGLLRGNPTLVGIQVLAVVATVAFAGVASFGILSALKLVMPLRIRVDAEVQGIDLAEHGEEAYHGSDLSDLTGRRTALGDAVVLSASELRGAVVRSA; encoded by the coding sequence ATGCAGGCGCCAACGATCTCGTCGGGCGATACGGCGTGGGTGTTGATCTCGACGGCCCTCGTGTTGTTCATGGTGCCAGGGTTGGCGTTTTTCTACGGCGGTCTTGTTCGCAGCAAGAGCGCGCTCAACACGATGCTGATGAGCCTCGGCGCGCTGGCCGTCGTCACGGTACAGTGGGTACTCTTTGGCTACAGTCTGGCGTTTGGTCCCGGCTCGAACTGGATCGGTGGCTTGAGCTTCCTCGGCTTTCAAGGTGTCACGGCCACGCCGAATCCCACGTATGCGGCGGCGCTTCCGCATCTGCTGTTCGCCGCCTTTCAGGCCATGTTCGCAGGGATCACGGTCGCGCTCTTCTCCGGCGCGATCATCGATCGGATGCGGTTCGTCGCGTATCTCACGTTCGGCCTCATCTGGACCACGTTGGTCTATGATCCGCTGGCGCACTGGGTCTGGGGCGACGGCGGCTGGCTCCGCACCCTCGGCGCGCTCGACTTCGCCGGCGGCACGGTGGTGCACATCAGTGCCGGCATCACGGCGCTCGTACTGGCGAAGGTCCTCGGCCCGCGTCGCGACTTCAAGCGCGTTCCTACGGTCCCGCACAACGTGCCGTTCGCGCTGCTCGGTGCCGGGATGCTCTGGTTCGGCTGGTTCGGTTTCAACGCCGGCTCGGCGCTCGCGGCTGATGGCATCGCGGCGAACGCGCTGGTCACAACGCATGCCGCCGCGGCGGCGAGCTTGCTCACGTGGAGTCTGCTCGAGTTGTTCAAGAGCGGCCGTGCGACGGCCGTCGGTGTCGCCACCGGCGCCGTGGTCGGCTTGGTCGCCATCACCCCCGCCGCGGGCTTCGTGACCCCAATGTCGGCACTCGCCATCGGCTTCCTCGCCGCCCCGGTCTCGTTCTTCGTGCTGCACTATCGCTCGAAGACCGCGCTCGACGACACGCTCGACGTGTTCGCCTGTCACGGTGTGGCCGGCATCATGGGCGCCGTGCTAACGGGTGTGTTCGCGTCGAAGGACGTCAACCCCATCGGTGCCGATGGTCTCCTGCGTGGCAACCCGACGCTGGTGGGCATTCAGGTGCTTGCCGTCGTCGCTACCGTCGCCTTCGCCGGCGTCGCCAGCTTCGGCATTCTGTCTGCGCTCAAGCTGGTGATGCCGCTGCGCATTCGCGTGGACGCCGAAGTACAGGGCATCGACCTGGCGGAGCACGGCGAAGAAGCGTACCACGGCTCAGATCTCAGTGATCTGACGGGGCGGCGTACGGCGCTGGGTGACGCGGTGGTGTTGTCCGCGAGTGAGTTGCGGGGGGCTGTGGTGAGGAGTGCGTAA
- the ftsH gene encoding ATP-dependent zinc metalloprotease FtsH: MTPSPKKPFNWGRFSKTLSFWILVILIPVAFLTYGNGRETQAPELDYNAYRQQLEVGNIKTATFQTDNVLAGQFNQPVRVNNREARKFVTRLVPGSAEKEQARLFERGVRTNASEPRANFGSLLITMLPYVLLIGFWIFLFRQMQAGGNKAFSFGKSKAKLLSGDTPKITFADVAGADEAKVELQEIIEFLKDPQKFTKLGGRLPKGALLVGPPGTGKTLLAKAVAGEAGRPFFSMSGSDFVEMFVGVGASRVRDLFEQGKAHAPCIIFIDEIDAVGRHRGSGMGGGHDEREQTLNQLLVEMDGFESNDGVILIAATNRPDVLDPALLRPGRFDRQIVVDAPDLRGREGILKVHLRNKPQADDVSVHSLARGTPGMAGADLANLVNEGALLAARKGHDKIFMSDLEEAKDRVMLGAERKSLVMKDDERRLTAFHEAGHAVCAMMVYGNDPLHKVTIVPRGRALGIAFTLPEDDRVSVTREQLEAKLVMAYGGRAAEEIVFGHNRVTTGAASDIQQATSIARRYVTQWGLSDTIGPILVGDVEQELFLGRDIQSRREVSEQTAQLVDSEVKRVAFEAHARAVAVLTENRSLLDIVATQLLERETLTRDDILLLKAGKELPPRLPPDMPMPTQPLATPAAPAARPILPPMLGGPEIAPA; this comes from the coding sequence ATGACGCCCTCGCCGAAGAAGCCGTTCAACTGGGGACGCTTCTCCAAAACGCTGTCGTTCTGGATCCTGGTGATCCTGATTCCGGTCGCCTTCCTGACGTATGGGAACGGCCGCGAGACGCAGGCACCGGAACTCGACTACAACGCGTATCGACAGCAGTTGGAAGTCGGCAACATCAAGACGGCCACGTTCCAGACCGACAACGTGCTGGCCGGTCAATTCAACCAGCCGGTGCGTGTGAACAACCGCGAGGCGCGGAAGTTTGTCACGCGTCTGGTGCCGGGTTCGGCCGAGAAGGAGCAGGCGCGCCTTTTCGAGCGTGGTGTGCGCACGAACGCCAGTGAGCCGCGCGCGAACTTCGGTAGCCTGCTCATCACGATGCTGCCGTACGTACTGCTCATCGGCTTCTGGATCTTCCTGTTCCGACAGATGCAGGCCGGCGGCAACAAGGCGTTCTCGTTCGGCAAGAGCAAAGCGAAGCTGCTCAGCGGCGACACGCCGAAGATCACTTTTGCCGACGTGGCCGGTGCCGACGAGGCCAAGGTCGAACTGCAGGAAATCATCGAGTTCCTGAAGGACCCGCAGAAGTTCACCAAGCTCGGCGGACGTTTGCCGAAGGGTGCGCTGCTCGTCGGTCCGCCGGGTACCGGTAAGACGCTGCTCGCCAAGGCCGTGGCGGGTGAAGCCGGACGCCCGTTCTTCTCGATGTCGGGTTCCGACTTCGTGGAAATGTTTGTCGGTGTCGGTGCCTCGCGTGTGCGCGATCTGTTCGAGCAGGGCAAGGCGCATGCGCCCTGCATCATCTTCATCGACGAAATCGATGCCGTCGGCCGTCATCGCGGCTCGGGCATGGGCGGCGGTCATGACGAGCGTGAACAGACGCTCAACCAGCTCCTCGTCGAGATGGACGGTTTCGAGTCGAACGATGGCGTGATCCTGATTGCGGCCACGAATCGCCCCGACGTCCTGGACCCTGCGCTGCTGCGTCCGGGTCGCTTCGACCGCCAGATCGTGGTCGACGCGCCAGATCTCCGTGGCCGCGAAGGCATCCTCAAGGTCCACCTGCGCAACAAGCCGCAGGCCGACGACGTGAGCGTGCACTCGCTGGCGCGTGGTACGCCGGGTATGGCTGGTGCCGACTTGGCGAATCTCGTGAACGAAGGCGCGTTGCTCGCGGCCCGAAAGGGGCACGACAAGATCTTCATGAGCGATCTCGAGGAAGCGAAGGATCGCGTCATGCTGGGCGCCGAGCGAAAGTCGTTGGTGATGAAGGACGACGAGCGCCGTCTCACGGCGTTCCACGAAGCCGGACATGCGGTGTGCGCGATGATGGTCTACGGCAACGATCCGTTGCACAAGGTCACGATCGTGCCGCGTGGTCGCGCGCTCGGCATCGCCTTCACGCTCCCCGAGGATGACCGCGTGTCGGTCACGCGCGAGCAGCTCGAAGCGAAGCTGGTCATGGCGTACGGTGGGCGTGCGGCCGAAGAGATTGTGTTCGGCCACAACCGCGTCACCACCGGCGCGGCCAGCGACATTCAGCAGGCCACGAGCATTGCCCGTCGCTACGTCACGCAGTGGGGACTTTCCGACACCATCGGACCGATCCTCGTCGGTGACGTGGAACAGGAACTCTTCCTCGGTCGTGACATTCAGTCGCGCCGCGAAGTGTCAGAGCAGACGGCGCAGCTGGTGGATTCCGAAGTGAAGCGTGTGGCGTTCGAGGCGCATGCCCGGGCCGTCGCCGTGCTCACCGAGAATCGGTCGCTGCTCGACATCGTGGCGACGCAGCTGCTCGAACGCGAGACGCTCACGCGCGACGACATCCTGCTGCTCAAGGCCGGCAAGGAGCTGCCGCCGCGCCTGCCGCCTGACATGCCGATGCCGACGCAACCGCTCGCCACACCGGCGGCGCCGGCCGCCCGCCCGATCCTGCCGCCGATGCTGGGCGGCCCGGAAATCGCCCCTGCGTAA
- the tilS gene encoding tRNA lysidine(34) synthetase TilS, producing MSELTNFPPDALLQASLEVAMAPVVGPLVLAVSGGRDSMVLLQAIARWAPERVAAVATFDHGTGSYATDAASLVAAESRRLGLTVVRERSRTPGHSEAAWRAARWDFLGRIARAFKARVATAHTRDDQLETVVMRLLRGAGARGMAALAAPSMVVRPWLGVSRSELARWAVLEKVAYVEDPMNVSRAFLRGRVRHELLPALEAASPGFSDEILAIADQAATWRRDVERHVDAMGVAVAPSGARVSCPAAALECTTREGRAVLWPAICARAGVTLDAKGTRELVKFTTAGRSGSSVLVSGGAIVIRRRPGTGEPPGDRFEVRRASSKRSPDGATAWAGAAEALPPRVGRFRWRRLHTAPSSGSVAEQDLWTMGIPRGEQVALRVWTAGDRIRTAGAPAGRRVTRYFSEAHVPALDRSTWPVLLVNSELVWVPGVCRGLAAPSRPGRPELIWYRCEPEFD from the coding sequence ATGTCCGAACTGACGAACTTTCCGCCTGACGCACTGCTGCAGGCGTCGCTCGAGGTGGCCATGGCGCCCGTCGTCGGACCGTTGGTGCTGGCCGTGTCCGGTGGACGCGACTCGATGGTGCTGCTGCAGGCCATCGCGCGGTGGGCTCCCGAGCGCGTTGCGGCGGTGGCCACCTTCGATCACGGTACCGGCAGCTACGCCACCGATGCGGCGTCGCTGGTGGCGGCGGAATCGCGTCGCCTTGGGCTCACAGTGGTGCGCGAGCGTTCCCGCACACCGGGGCACAGCGAAGCGGCGTGGCGGGCAGCGCGCTGGGACTTTCTCGGCCGGATCGCCCGCGCCTTCAAGGCGCGCGTGGCCACGGCGCACACGCGCGATGACCAGCTCGAGACGGTCGTCATGCGACTGCTGCGCGGAGCGGGCGCCCGCGGGATGGCGGCGCTGGCCGCTCCCTCGATGGTGGTGCGACCCTGGCTCGGGGTGTCGAGGTCCGAGTTGGCGCGATGGGCCGTGCTGGAGAAGGTGGCGTACGTCGAGGATCCGATGAACGTCTCTCGCGCCTTCCTGCGCGGGCGCGTGCGCCACGAACTGCTGCCCGCACTCGAGGCTGCGTCGCCCGGGTTCTCGGACGAGATCCTCGCGATCGCCGATCAGGCGGCAACGTGGCGACGAGACGTGGAGCGGCATGTCGATGCCATGGGCGTGGCGGTCGCACCATCAGGCGCGCGCGTGTCGTGCCCCGCCGCGGCACTCGAATGCACGACGCGCGAAGGGCGAGCGGTGCTCTGGCCAGCTATCTGCGCCCGCGCCGGCGTGACGCTCGACGCCAAAGGAACTCGGGAGCTCGTGAAGTTTACCACGGCGGGTCGAAGCGGCTCGAGTGTGCTCGTGTCGGGCGGAGCGATCGTGATACGGCGCCGTCCTGGCACGGGCGAACCGCCAGGCGATCGGTTCGAAGTGCGGCGAGCGTCGTCCAAGCGGTCGCCCGACGGTGCAACAGCATGGGCAGGTGCCGCGGAAGCGTTGCCACCACGCGTTGGACGGTTCCGGTGGCGACGGTTGCATACGGCGCCGTCATCGGGAAGTGTCGCGGAGCAGGACCTGTGGACCATGGGGATTCCCCGTGGCGAACAGGTCGCGCTGCGCGTCTGGACCGCAGGAGATCGCATCCGAACCGCTGGTGCCCCAGCAGGGAGGCGCGTGACGCGGTACTTTTCAGAAGCACATGTGCCTGCGCTGGACCGGTCGACGTGGCCGGTCCTGCTCGTGAATAGCGAGCTGGTGTGGGTTCCTGGGGTTTGCCGTGGTCTTGCGGCACCGTCTCGGCCCGGTCGGCCGGAGTTGATTTGGTACCGGTGTGAGCCCGAGTTTGACTGA
- a CDS encoding type 1 glutamine amidotransferase domain-containing protein, translated as MSSLGTIAILVGPDYEDLEVWYPKLRLEEAGYHTPLIGNGEAMYHGKWGYPATMDGQVADLDPATLRGVVAPGGWAPDKLRRDPAVLSLVRRVYEQGGVVGTICHGPWILISAGIVRGKRMTSSLGIRDDLTNAGAQWVDEPAVVDGNIVSARVPKDLPDFTRAMLGALGDAR; from the coding sequence ATGTCGTCACTCGGCACGATCGCCATCCTCGTCGGCCCGGACTACGAAGACCTCGAGGTCTGGTATCCCAAGCTCCGCCTCGAAGAAGCCGGCTATCACACCCCGCTGATCGGGAACGGGGAAGCGATGTATCACGGCAAGTGGGGCTATCCGGCTACGATGGACGGCCAGGTGGCCGACCTTGATCCGGCCACCCTGCGCGGCGTGGTGGCACCGGGTGGATGGGCGCCCGACAAGTTGCGGCGCGATCCGGCGGTCCTCTCCCTCGTGCGGCGTGTCTACGAGCAGGGGGGCGTCGTCGGCACGATCTGCCACGGCCCGTGGATTCTCATCTCGGCCGGCATCGTGCGCGGCAAGCGCATGACCTCGTCATTGGGCATTCGGGACGATCTCACCAACGCCGGCGCCCAATGGGTCGACGAGCCCGCCGTGGTCGATGGCAACATCGTCAGCGCCCGGGTGCCGAAGGACCTCCCGGACTTCACGCGAGCCATGCTGGGCGCGTTGGGCGACGCGCGCTAG
- a CDS encoding YggS family pyridoxal phosphate-dependent enzyme — protein MPISDHVATMVAEVRERIAAARARGGHGQDVTLIAVTKTHGPDAVMAAANAGVHDVGENKVQEAESKMAQVTVPVRWHLIGHLQRNKAKNAAKFDLVHSLDSERLAVALDDAAGEAQRVLEVLVQVNVSGESTKSGFALHDLATVAARLHACSNLRVRGVMTMAPFDAEESVLRTVFRGARDARAQLQAAGFGADWLSMGMSGDYEVAVEEGATHVRLGTVLFGSRT, from the coding sequence ATGCCAATTTCGGACCATGTCGCAACGATGGTGGCGGAGGTTCGTGAGCGCATTGCCGCGGCACGCGCACGGGGAGGACACGGACAGGACGTCACCCTGATCGCGGTCACGAAAACGCACGGCCCGGACGCCGTCATGGCCGCCGCGAACGCGGGCGTCCACGATGTGGGCGAAAACAAAGTGCAGGAAGCCGAATCAAAGATGGCGCAGGTGACGGTGCCCGTCCGCTGGCATCTGATTGGTCACCTTCAGCGCAACAAGGCGAAGAACGCCGCCAAGTTCGACCTCGTCCACAGTCTCGATAGCGAGCGGCTCGCCGTTGCGCTCGACGACGCGGCTGGCGAGGCGCAGCGGGTGCTCGAAGTGTTGGTGCAGGTCAACGTGAGCGGAGAGTCCACCAAGAGTGGATTCGCGCTGCACGACCTGGCGACCGTCGCTGCGCGCCTCCACGCTTGCAGCAATTTGCGGGTCCGGGGTGTGATGACGATGGCGCCGTTCGATGCCGAGGAGTCGGTATTGCGCACCGTCTTTCGCGGCGCACGGGATGCACGGGCACAGCTGCAGGCGGCCGGGTTCGGCGCCGACTGGTTGAGCATGGGGATGTCGGGCGACTACGAAGTCGCTGTTGAGGAAGGCGCAACGCACGTACGGCTGGGCACAGTGCTGTTCGGCAGTCGGACCTGA
- a CDS encoding protein O-mannosyl-transferase family, which yields MTAPSTSPRARFQMPRTVIAPVLAMVVLFSAYLATAAPDLTFWDATELVTAARTLGIPHPPGTPLWVLIAHVVSNVFSNTGPARAVTMLSVLASALVGGVGASMLQRWIGSRGAVVGAVLAGTMTTVWSNATETEVYAVSLLFSAVMLAAGEFAGRPGVSDQARQRARALIVFIAALAVPLHLSVLVALPAAMVFAWAGPRVRLVDVAGWGALGMLGVSAVAVLPLLYAAGPELASGHPDSLRALLAVLRREQYDVAGLLPRMAPLWLQLGNVFEWADWQVAFGVHPFPTPSVPRTMLTLSFVWLAALGLRAVWRYEARVGRAMAVLLLCGTAGVAFWLNMRAGPSFGGSFIPAGALHEARERDYFFVLGFWSWGLLAGAGLAAISATIAKRLPAPIAALPLLIGAVPLVANRAVMDRTREPIASMPRTYARLLLDAVPQRGVLLAGGDNDTFPLWYLQQVEDYRSDVTVVTVPLLGATWYREALAARRLLPPEAVRRWPGLEATLRSVMIHATADRRAVRVSALLSRADRDRVDRTQGWALQGLVFAPSATTAPGAITLDAGALARAREQVPRSVLAPVPVGADPAVAQMQALLRCTQVQRFDDPLLVSSCNAP from the coding sequence ATGACGGCGCCTTCCACCTCGCCGCGCGCGCGCTTTCAGATGCCCCGGACCGTCATCGCCCCGGTGCTGGCGATGGTCGTGCTCTTTTCGGCGTATCTCGCAACGGCAGCGCCCGATCTCACATTCTGGGACGCCACCGAACTCGTCACCGCTGCCCGCACGCTGGGCATCCCGCATCCCCCCGGTACGCCGCTGTGGGTGCTCATCGCGCACGTCGTCTCCAATGTGTTCTCCAATACCGGTCCGGCCCGCGCCGTGACCATGCTCTCGGTGCTGGCGAGTGCGCTGGTGGGCGGTGTCGGCGCCTCGATGCTGCAGCGCTGGATCGGGTCGCGCGGCGCCGTCGTCGGCGCCGTGCTCGCGGGCACGATGACGACCGTGTGGAGCAACGCCACGGAGACGGAGGTGTACGCGGTCTCGCTGCTTTTCTCGGCGGTGATGCTGGCCGCCGGCGAATTCGCCGGTCGCCCCGGCGTGTCAGACCAGGCGCGACAACGCGCGCGTGCCCTGATCGTGTTCATCGCCGCCCTCGCGGTACCGCTGCATCTGAGCGTGCTGGTCGCCTTGCCGGCGGCCATGGTATTCGCGTGGGCGGGACCGCGCGTTCGATTGGTCGACGTGGCCGGCTGGGGCGCGCTCGGCATGCTCGGCGTGTCGGCCGTGGCGGTGCTGCCGCTGCTCTATGCGGCGGGGCCTGAACTGGCGTCGGGCCATCCTGATTCACTGCGGGCACTGCTCGCTGTACTGCGCCGAGAGCAGTACGACGTGGCGGGACTGCTGCCGCGCATGGCGCCGCTTTGGCTGCAACTGGGCAACGTGTTCGAATGGGCCGACTGGCAGGTCGCGTTTGGCGTGCATCCCTTCCCGACGCCGTCCGTACCCCGCACGATGCTCACCCTTTCGTTCGTCTGGCTCGCGGCGCTAGGGCTGCGCGCCGTGTGGCGTTACGAGGCGCGCGTGGGCCGGGCCATGGCGGTGCTGTTGCTGTGTGGCACCGCTGGCGTGGCATTCTGGCTCAACATGCGGGCCGGTCCTTCGTTCGGCGGCAGCTTCATCCCGGCCGGCGCCCTGCACGAGGCGCGCGAGCGCGACTACTTCTTCGTGCTCGGCTTCTGGAGTTGGGGACTCTTGGCCGGCGCCGGTCTCGCGGCGATCTCGGCGACCATCGCCAAACGTCTGCCGGCTCCCATCGCCGCGCTGCCGCTGCTGATCGGCGCGGTGCCGCTGGTGGCCAACCGCGCGGTGATGGATCGCACCCGGGAACCCATCGCGTCGATGCCGCGCACGTATGCGCGCCTGCTGCTCGACGCCGTGCCGCAGCGGGGGGTCCTCCTCGCCGGCGGCGACAACGACACCTTCCCACTCTGGTATCTGCAGCAGGTCGAAGATTATCGCTCGGACGTGACCGTGGTCACCGTGCCGCTGCTTGGCGCCACATGGTATAGGGAAGCGCTCGCCGCGCGACGGCTGCTGCCGCCTGAGGCGGTACGCCGCTGGCCGGGACTTGAAGCGACGCTGCGATCGGTGATGATCCACGCCACGGCAGACCGCCGCGCGGTGCGAGTGAGCGCGCTGCTGTCGCGCGCCGATCGCGACCGCGTCGATCGGACGCAGGGGTGGGCGCTACAGGGACTGGTATTTGCGCCGTCAGCCACCACCGCACCGGGGGCGATCACGCTCGACGCGGGCGCCTTGGCGCGGGCCAGGGAGCAGGTGCCCCGTTCGGTCTTGGCGCCAGTCCCGGTGGGTGCCGATCCGGCCGTCGCGCAGATGCAGGCGTTGCTGCGCTGTACGCAAGTGCAGCGGTTCGACGACCCGTTACTTGTGTCGTCGTGCAATGCTCCCTAA
- a CDS encoding P-II family nitrogen regulator — MKLIVAIIRPEKLADVKRALFQVGVTGMTLSRVSGHGGERDVVQQYRGESVVLEFHEKVRIEMACSEEFVERTIDAICEGARTGDVGDGKIFVLPLDHTVRIRTGERDNHALTAVNADEIMRQTQLEMRVPNKEDY, encoded by the coding sequence ATGAAGCTTATCGTCGCCATCATCCGCCCGGAGAAGCTGGCGGATGTGAAACGTGCGCTCTTTCAAGTCGGCGTGACCGGCATGACCCTCTCCCGCGTCAGCGGGCACGGCGGAGAGCGCGACGTCGTACAACAGTATCGCGGAGAATCGGTGGTGCTCGAATTTCACGAAAAGGTCCGGATTGAAATGGCCTGCTCGGAAGAGTTTGTCGAGCGTACGATCGACGCGATCTGCGAAGGGGCGCGCACCGGTGATGTCGGCGACGGCAAGATCTTCGTGTTGCCACTCGATCACACCGTACGCATCCGCACGGGAGAGCGCGATAATCATGCCCTCACCGCCGTGAATGCCGACGAGATCATGCGTCAGACGCAGCTCGAGATGCGCGTACCGAACAAGGAGGACTACTGA